Proteins found in one Plasmodium sp. gorilla clade G2 genome assembly, chromosome: 14 genomic segment:
- a CDS encoding thioredoxin peroxidase 1, which yields MASYVGREAPFFKAEAVFADNTFGEVNLHDFIGKKYVLLYFYPLDFTFVCPSEIIALDKALDSFKERNVELIGCSVDSKYTHLAWKKTPLAKGGIGNIQHTLISDITKSISRSYNVLFGDSVSLRAFVLIDKQGVVQHLLVNNLAIGRSVEEVLRIIDAVQHHEQHGDVCPANWKKGKVAMKPSEEGVSEYLSKL from the coding sequence ATGGCATCATATGTAGGAAGAGAAGCCCCTTTTTTCAAAGCTGAAGCAGTTTTTGCAGATAACACATTTGGAGAAGTAAATTTACATGATTTTATTGGAaagaaatatgtattattatatttttatccacTAGATTTTACGTTTGTATGTCCATCTGAAATTATTGCATTAGATAAGGCTCTTGATTCATTTAAAGAAAGGAATGTTGAATTAATAGGATGTAGTGTAGATAGTAAATATACTCATTTGGCATGGAAAAAAACACCATTAGCTAAAGGAGGTATAGGAAATATCCAACATACATTAATATCTGATATTACTAAAAGTATATCTAGAAGTTATAATGTGTTGTTTGGTGATAGTGTATCCTTAAGAGCATTTGTATTAATTGACAAGCAAGGTGTTGTTCAACATTTACTTGTTAATAATTTAGCAATTGGTAGATCAGTTGAAGAAGTTTTAAGAATTATTGATGCTGTACAACACCATGAACAACATGGAGATGTCTGCCCAGCTAACTGGAAAAAAGGAAAGGTAGCCATGAAACCATCAGAAGAAGGTGTTAGTGAATATTTATCCAAGTTATAA
- a CDS encoding copper transporter: protein MCKNIYVYIILILKLFIVLANKGDNSTCNPSVKISCAHNCCKNKLSFMYNCWKHYDKYSNIIKENLQKEEDTVVQLQDNDNIDIVEHAESMPMSFQLTTHTIILFNKWETKTALSYYMSLVLCFFFGIISVGLKVVRLNVEHSLPKTNDTNIFKSLVLLKNNSYRMLLSFVIYSWDYLLMLIVMTFNVGLFVAVVLGLSFGFLIFGNKFVSSKKCSSDDFDVHKDFTADPACCGC, encoded by the exons atgtgtaagaatatatatgtctatattattttaatattaaaattattcattGTCCTAGCTAACAAAGGTGACAATAGTACTTGTAATCCATCTGTTAAAATATCATGTGCTCACAATTGTTGTAAGaataaattatcatttatgTATAATTGTTGGAAACACTATGATAAATatagtaatataataaaagagaatttacaaaaagaagaagatacAGTTGTTCAATTAcaagataatgataatattgatattGTCGAACATGCTGAATCTATGCCAATGTCCTTTCAATTGACTACACACacaatcattttatttaataaatgggAAACAAAAACg gCCCTCTCTTACTATATGTCGTTGGTTTTATGTTTCTTCTTTGGTATAATATCAGTAGGACTTAAAGTCGTCAGATTAAATGTTGAACATTCCTTACCAAAGACGAatgatacaaatatatttaagagcttagttttattaaaaaataattcctATAGAATGTTATTATCATTCGTAATATATTCATGGGATTATTTACTTATGCTTATAGTTATGACATTTAATGTTGGTTTATTTGTAGCTGTTGTTTTAGGTTTATCATTTggatttttaatatttggaAATAAATTTGTATCATCCAAAAAATGCTCATCAGATGATTTCGATGTTCATAAAGATTTTACTGCTGACCCAGCTTGTTGTGGAtgttaa
- a CDS encoding DEAD/DEAH box helicase, putative, producing the protein MKERINEKFKINSYQDYSEKNKEWNIDDAINYIKKNAFFKKYKDIDDANNICDINEDDNIDDDDKFYKNFESILIEEKKYLKKLLRENRWNDNILKEYMDGKVLENEENEESGLMFVYNTCYNILNSKNDLTDNNNKDSNVNNSKYNEGYIIINKNNNMKKIYINEINELLIEIIYITLTTENLENSLVDLLGDRFLDFIIQIIKNKEQIEKDIKLLSKQIVIKENTLVSNFFITNKSSKKIKNQQILYKKENLEKIIDHFLYLLRDDSYNQMKKIYIPNDQDKLEEIHVPKNTVYSYTDNITKVRISRLENLQFDKKELVSVNVLPFWHKYIFDFEYFNYVQSKVFNSAFRSNKNLLVCAPTGCGKTNIALLVILQQIILFCEQNKINLEKIVKSYLIKNGLSSYDDDMKKRNDDNENSKHELNSYGYNESNKYLDNNNNNSDNDNNDNNNNNSDQDLIHLSDNGDKPFDDDDDNNNDFDDDDDDGGDVENYCGYINSKEFKIIYIAPMKSLVFEITNLFRKKLKIFNLNVCEYTKEYSLSSKELEQVHIIVTVPEKLDILLRNSNYSTTVSDESLIKYIKCLILDEVHLLNTDRGDVIETIVSRFLQYSETSQSIRRIMAMSATLPNYKDVRDFLKVENDMCYYFSEKYRSIQLDKTLYGIHEENNNKLYIAKNIYTYNEIINSLKKDKQCIIFVCSRNETNKTIEFLINHALKNNEIDYFVNNIYTDNDIKKKIKKSNNLYIKQFYEYGCTIHHAGMSRSDKILVESLFKKKVFNVLCCTSTLAWGVNLPVHTVIIKGTNYFSSESGKLEDMDILDINQIFGRCGRPQYESHGHAILITERTKLYKYIKLLTNNTIIESNFLKNIENHLNAEISIGTIKNIEDGIKWLEYTYLFIRMKKNPYLYDADINNDLNLYNKRKEIIMKAIQNLSENKLVRRVLLTNDFIGTFYGQIAAKYYVDYKTIGMFAENIQNNNYIEIIQVISKAKEFENIQIRNEDMKDFLYLKEKCDIKEEYDESKNMTLRILIEVYLRRLQINNFSIICEINYIVQNIIRILYAYYDICLNILKNISNLIMNTHNLIVSILRRLPINCGIFRHFCYKNEMLEKNKKAIVTNKDRLKNIKKDNEEYDKKNNISDRNVGVHLIDINEDNEYNNTYNNYSNNNRRNQNYTVYLKEAAVNILEKKNLTYESIENLSKNELLFFMRNEIYTNQILYYRNIIPNLYIDGYIQPITQTIMKINLNVKLTNTIWSDQWNDIIENFHIFLLNTLNNDILYFQKFSIHKKDRKKIHDISFEFPLSNQIPPQITVQFLSLNWCNLSFVHIFNTNNLFINQKINVFSEILPLTPLSTNILNVPNYIKFFSFKYFNPIQTQMFHATFHTDENILLGAPTGSGKTVIGELCILRNLLRCEDQKSVYICPMKAIVNERYKSWKPKFKSLFNKNVIELTGDKNENKENIAESNIIICTPEKLDVITRNWKNKKFVKNMNLIIFDEIHLLGQENRGGVIEILVNRFKNMQNELNKKIRLIGLTTVITSVDDLILWLDVKENYLFNFPSSCRIVPCKTHILGFPQKAYCNRMSVMNKNVFDSINQYAQTKNVLIFVSSRRQTRLTAYDIISLNLSSHNLNFLHVGNLLNDKNHIDFLLNTQKKNKKNKINNKDIMNEGDNNIGENIKTFEYMEHKKNMNRNDNIISYNNMSYYKKSSVTNEEYINQYNNYDDNNKGFFGYMKKKTLGNDKIKKEYKQYNNDDDNSDNKIHNNDNNNNNNNNNNNNFGYNEIYDYNILFNNNNNKLSEEEKKNVANILFQNYLNLIENEHLKEVLKYGIGIHHAGLNENDKSIVEYLFLNKIIQILICTSTLAWGINLPAYLVIIKGNEFYDAKTKKYKDIPYTDLLQMIGRAGRPQFDDKALAILLVQEKRKNAIKNFLYHPMNIESNIMENFNEHINAEICSNVINNKEDIFNYLTKSYYFKRLFSNPSYYIKEVQYVQFFENSKLSTHAKKIIYDHINDVIENGIKFLVQNKCLEVVQENYILNYYPTPLGHIASMYYIKCETVYFFYTSIKDGKKNKNNKMNNMNSTNDDDNTVNHVDSINDDDNTMNHVDSLNDGAIKVNNMENNTNGNNINDRDNTNDDNNNMNSNINKLNDNMENDFSTLKNDSLEFYDIFELVAQAKEFDDIPLRHNEDKYNVKLRNQIPLDIDMNMPNVKTYLLLLSRFYECTYETVDYHIDLKLVMDQIARVINAFIDICLLFRNYNYIKKLILIFNCINQKIKPNTNSLYIIKDITEYQIYKLKQLDIYNINQLIKWDKSYLYSLNIFDITQINFILQLPVFNMNVKLFYKDIHSESEQINENEEKIRNTTNSYINIPCNQHFRSQNKYAFKINSHNSNEIVIKIFFNFLNRTGKEASSQNVQWFAILHDTEQDESISIKRFNNNNLKKVSVISFTLEDMEQGIYNFVVYIHNDTYYGIEHEAHIELCIE; encoded by the exons aTGAAGGAAAGAATTAATGAAAagtttaaaataaattcatatCAAGATTATTCTGAGAAAAATAAGGAATGGAATATTGACGATgcaattaattatataaaaaaaaacgccttttttaaaaaatataaagatatagatgatgctaataatatatgtgatattaatgaagatgataatatagatGATGATGACAAGTTCTATAAAAATTTCGAGAGCATCTTAATagaagagaaaaaatatttaaagaagTTGTTGAGAGAAAACCGAtggaatgataatatattaaaagaatatatggaTGGAAAAGTTTTAgagaatgaagaaaatgaagaatctGGTTTAATGTTTGTTTATAATacatgttataatatattaaacagTAAAAATGACTTaactgataataataataaagatagtAATGTGAATAATTCTAAATATAACGAgggttatattattataaataagaataataatatgaagaagatttatataaatgaaataaatgaattattaattgaaataatatatataactttaaCAACAGAGAATTTAGAAAATAGTTTAGTAGATTTGTTAGGAGATCGTTTTTTAGAttttataatacaaattataaaaaataaagaacaaaTAGAAAAAGATATCAAATTATTAAGTAAACAAATagttataaaagaaaatacgttagtatctaatttttttataactaaTAAAAGTtctaagaaaataaaaaatcaacaaattttatataaaaaagaaaacttagaaaaaataattgatCATTTCTTATATTTGTTAAGAGATGATTCATATAAccagatgaaaaaaatttatataccaAATGATCAAGATAAATTAGAAGAAATACATGTACCAAAAAATACGGTTTATTCATATACAGACAATATTACAAAGGTCAGAATAAGTAGATTAGAAAATTTACAATTTGATAAAAAGGAATTAGTTTCAGTAAATGTTTTACCTTTCTggcataaatatatatttgattttgaatattttaattatgtaCAATCGAAAGTATTTAATTCTGCTTTCAgaagtaataaaaatttgttaGTATGTGCGCCTACAGGATGTGGAAAGACAAATATAGCCTTATTAGTTATTTTACAgcaaattattttattctgtgaacaaaataaaattaatttggaaaaaattgttaaatcgtatttgataaaaaatgggttatcatcatatgatgatgatatgaagaaaagaaatgatGACAATGAAAATAGTAAGCATGAACTGAATAGTTATGGGTATAATGAATCTAATAAATACcttgacaataataataataatagtgataatgataataatgataataataataataatagtgatcAGGATCTTATCCATTTAAGTGATAATGGTGACAAACCTTTTGATGATGacgatgataataataatgattttgatgatgatgatgatgatggtGGTGATGTTGAAAATTATTGTGGATATATAAATTCTaaagaatttaaaataatttatattgcACCTATGAAATCATTAGTATTTGAAATAACAAATTTGttcagaaaaaaattaaaaatatttaatttgaaTGTATGTGAATATACAAAAGAATATAGTTTAAGCTCAAAAGAACTTGAACAAGTACATATAATAGTAACAGTACCAGAGAAACTAGATATTCTTTTACGAAATAGTAATTATTCAACAACAGTATCTGATGAatctttaattaaatatataaaatgtttaatATTAGATGAAgtacatttattaaatacaGATAGAGGTGATGTTATTGAAACTATTGTCTCTCGATTTTTACAATATTCAGAAACATCACAATCGATTAGAAGAATAATGGCTATGTCAGCTACACTACCTAATTATAAGGATGTACgtgattttttaaaagttgAAAATGATATGTGTTATTATTTTAGCGAAAAATATCGATCAATTCAATTAGATAAAACATTATATGGAATacatgaagaaaataataataaattatatattgctaaaaatatatatacatataatgaaataataaatagtcttaaaaaagataaacaatgtattatatttgtatgttCTAGAAATGAGACAAATAAAACTATcgaatttttaattaatcaTGCAttgaaaaataatgaaatagattattttgtaaataacatatatacagataatgatattaaaaagaagatTAAGAAATCAAATAATCTTTATATTAAACAATTTTATGAATATGGATGTACTATTCATCATGCTGGTATGAGTAGATCAGATAAGATATTGGTAGAaagtttatttaaaaaaaaagtttttaaTGTATTATGTTGTACTTCAACACTTGCATGGGGTGTTAATCTACCTGTACATACTGTAATAATTAAAGGAACTAATTATTTTTCATCAGAAAGTGGTAAATTAGAAGATATGGATATATTAGATATAAATCAAATATTTGGTAGATGTGGTAGACCCCAATATGAAAGTCATGGTCATGCTATTTTAATAACAGAAAGAACcaagttatataaatatatcaaattattaacaaataatactattattgaatctaattttttaaaaaatatagaaaatcaTTTAAATGCAGAAATAAGTATAggaacaataaaaaatattgaagatGGAATAAAATGGTTAGAATATACCTATTTGTTTATACGTATGAAAAAGAAtccttatttatatgatgcagatataaataatgatttaaatttatataataaaagaaaagaaattataatgaaagcTATTCAAAATTTAAGTGAAAATAAGTTAGTTAGAAGAGTACTTCTAACAAATGATTTTATTGGTACATTCTATGGTCAAATAGCTGCTAAATATTATGTAGATTATAAAACTATTGGAATGTTTGCAGAAAATATTcagaataataattatatagaaattATTCAAGTAATTAGTAAAGCAAAAGAATTTGAAAATATACAGATTAGAAATGAAGATATGAAagattttctttatttaaaagaaaaatgtgatataaaagaagaatatgATGAATCTAAAAATATGACATTACGTATATTAATTGAAGTATATTTAAGAAgattacaaataaataatttttctataatttGTGAAATAAATTACATTGTACagaatattataagaatattatatgcatattatgatatatgtttaaatattCTAAAGAATATATCTAATTTAATAATGAATACACATAATCTTATTGTATCTATTTTGAGAAGGTTACCAATTAATTGTGGAATCTTTAGACATTTCTGTTACAAAAATGAAAtgttagaaaaaaataaaaaagccATTGTTACAAATAAGGATAGattgaagaatataaaaaaggataatgaggaatatgataaaaaaaataatatatcagatAGAAATGTTGGGGTACATTTAattgatataaatgaagataatgaatataataatacatacaataattatagtaataataatagaagGAATCAAAATTATActgtatatttaaaagaagcAGCAGTTAATATTTTAGAAAAGAAGAATTTAACTTATGAGTCAATAGAAAATCTTagtaaaaatgaattattattttttatgagaaatgaaatatatactaatcaaattttatattatagaaatattataccaaatttatatattgatggTTATATTCAACCTATAACACAAACtataatgaaaattaatttaaatgtAAAATTAACAAATACTATATGGTCAGATCAATGGAATGATATAATAgaaaattttcatatttttctattaaatacattaaacaatgatatattatatttccaaAAATTTTcaatacataaaaaagataGGAAGAAAATACATGACATATCTTTTGAATTTCCATTATCTAATCAAATACCACCTCAAATTACAGTTCAGTTCTTATCATTGAATTGGTGTAATTTATCatttgttcatatatttaatactaacaatttatttattaatcaaaaaataaatgtattttcTGAAATACTACCATTGACACCTTTGTCAACCAATATATTGAACGTtccaaattatataaaatttttttcctttaaatattttaatccTATTCAAACGCAGATGTTTCACGCAACATTTCATACGGacgaaaatatattattgggTGCCCCAACgg GTAGTGGAAAAACAGTTATTGGAGAGCTGTGTATTTTAAGAAACCTATTAAGGTGCGAAGATCAAAAATCAGTTTATATTTGCCCAATGAAAGCTATAGTAAATGAAAGATATAAAAGCTGGAAACCCAAGTTTAAaagtttatttaataaaaatgtaattgAATTAACTGGTGATAAGAATgagaataaagaaaatattgcTGAGagtaatataattatatgtactCCTGAAAAATTAGATGTAATAACAAGAAattggaaaaataaaaaatttgttaaaaatatgaatttaataatatttgatGAAATACATTTATTAGGACAAGAAAATCGAGGAGGTGTTATTGAAATATTAGTTAAtagatttaaaaatatgcaaaatgaattaaataagaaaataagaCTAATTGGTTTAACAACTGTTATAACAAGTGTTGATGATTTAATTTTATGGCTAGatgtaaaagaaaattatctTTTTAATTTCCCTTCATCATGTCGTATAGTACCATGTAAAACACATATTTTAGGGTTCCCACAAAAGGCATATTGTAATAGAATGTCagttatgaataaaaatgtttttgATTCTATAAATCAATATGCTCAAACAAAAAATGTGCTAATTTTCGTTTCATCAAGAAGACAAACAAGACTTACGGCttatgatattatatcaCTAAATCTGAGTTCTCATAATTTGAATTTTCTTCATGTGggtaatttattaaatgataaaaatcaCATTGATTTTTTACTGAACACACAAaagaagaataaaaaaaataaaattaataataaagatattatGAATGaaggtgataataatataggagaaaatataaaaacgtTTGAATATATGGaacataaaaagaatatgaatagaaatgataatattatttcttataacAATATGtcttattataaaaagagtAGTGTAACCAATGAAGAGTATATAAATCAATATAAcaattatgatgataataataaaggttTTTTTggatatatgaaaaaaaagacattaggtaatgataaaattaaaaaggagtacaaacaatataataatgatgatgacaatagtgataataaaatacataataatgataataataataataataataataataataataataattttggtTATAATGAAATCTATgattataacatattatttaataataataataataaattatcagaagaagaaaaaaaaaatgttgcaaatatattatttcaaaattatttaaatttgatTGAAAATGAACATTTAAAAGAAGTTTTGAAATATGGAATAGGTATACATCATGCAggtttaaatgaaaatgataaaagtATTGtcgaatatttatttttaaataaaataatacaaatattaatatgtacatCAACCCTAGCATGGGGTATTAACTTACCAGCTTATTTAGTAATAATTAAAGGAAATGAGTTTTATGATGCAAAaactaaaaaatataaagatattcCATATACTGATTTATTACAAATGATTGGAAGAGCAGGAAGACCACAATTTGATGATAAAGCATTAGCAATATTATTAGTTCAAGAAAAACGTAAAAATGcgattaaaaattttttatatcatcctATGAATATTGAATCAAATATTATGGAAAACTttaatgaacatataaatgcTGAAATATGTTcaaatgttataaataataaagaagatatttttaattatttaaccaaatcttattattttaaaagattatTTTCAAACCcatcttattatataaaagaagtaCAATATGTGCAATTCTTTGAAAATAGTAAATTATCAACACatgcaaaaaaaattatatacgatcatataaatgatgTAATAGAAAACGGTATTAAATTTTTAGTTCAAAATAAATGTCTAGAGGTTGTacaagaaaattatattctCAATTATTATCCTACACCTTTAGGTCATATAGCAtcaatgtattatattaaatgtgaaaccgtttattttttttatacctcTATAAAAGAtggaaagaaaaataaaaataataaaatgaataatatgaatagtacaaatgatgatgataacaCAGTAAATCATGTTGATAgtataaatgatgatgataatacaaTGAATCATGTTGATAGTTTAAATGATGGGGCTATCAAAGtgaataatatggaaaataatacaaatggtaataatataaatgataggGATAATACGAACGatgataataacaatatgaatagtaatataaataaattaaatgataatatggaGAATGATTTTTCgactttaaaaaatgattctCTCGAATTTTACGACATATTTGAATTAGTTGCACAAGCAAAAGAATTTGATGATATACCATTAAGACATAAtgaagataaatataatgtaaaaTTAAGAAATCAAATACCTTTGGATATAGATATGAATATGCCTAATGTAAAAAcatatcttttattattatcacgtTTTTATGAATGTACATATGAAACGGTTGATTATCATATTGATTTAAAATTAGTAATGGATCAGATAGCTAGAGTTATTAATGCTTTTATtgatatttgtttattatttcgtaattataattatataaaaaagttaattttaatatttaattgtataaatcaaaaaataaagcCCAATAcaaattctttatatattattaaagatataacggaatatcaaatatataaattaaaacaattagatatatataatattaaccAATTAATTAAATGGGATAAgtcttatttatattctttaaatatatttgatataacacaaataaattttattttacaatTGCCTGTCTTTAATATGAATgtcaaattattttataaagacATTCATTCAGAAAgtgaacaaataaatgaaaatgaagagaAAATTAGGAATACAACAAATtcgtatataaatataccatGCAATCAACATTTTAGGagtcaaaataaatatgcttttaaaattaattcgCATAATTCAAATGAAATAGTTATAAagatttttttcaatttccTGAACAGAACAGGAAAAGAAGCATCTTCTCAGAATGTCCAAtg gTTTGCTATTCTTCATGATACAGAACAAGATGAATCTATATCAATTAAACGATTCAATAATAACAACTTAAAAAAAGTATCAGTTATATCATTCAC atTAGAAGATATGGAACAGGGGATATATAACTTCGTagtatatattcataatgatACCTATTATGGAATAGAGCATGAA GCACATATAGAACTTTGtattgaataa